A window from Xylanibacillus composti encodes these proteins:
- a CDS encoding CBO0543 family protein, which translates to MSSSYDQKIEQMNQIEVSNTCEMVELWLQYDLYTPRWWAGVALTVLPWIIWFLLRSKTSTYRLLLVGFFVIIITCSFDFVGANFGLWYYKHKVIPFFPTYLPWDTSLFPVIIMLLIQYKPLVHPLLKAIVFSGMSSFVGEPLMAWLDYYVMANWEYFYSFPIYVLIYMTAHWLSQRTQFAPLPRTSKS; encoded by the coding sequence ATGAGCAGCAGCTATGACCAAAAAATCGAACAAATGAATCAGATTGAAGTATCAAATACTTGCGAAATGGTGGAGCTCTGGCTGCAGTACGACCTGTACACGCCAAGGTGGTGGGCAGGCGTAGCCTTAACAGTCCTCCCCTGGATCATCTGGTTTTTGCTGCGAAGCAAAACAAGCACCTACAGGCTGCTGCTGGTCGGTTTTTTCGTCATCATCATCACATGCTCTTTTGACTTTGTTGGCGCCAACTTTGGATTATGGTACTACAAGCATAAAGTCATCCCTTTCTTCCCGACCTACTTGCCGTGGGACACCTCCCTCTTCCCGGTAATCATCATGCTCCTGATTCAGTACAAGCCGCTTGTACATCCTTTGCTGAAGGCGATTGTTTTCTCAGGAATGTCCTCCTTCGTCGGAGAGCCCCTGATGGCCTGGCTGGACTACTACGTGATGGCAAATTGGGAATATTTCTATTCATTCCCCATCTATGTGCTTATCTATATGACCGCACACTGGCTGAGTCAGCGTACCCAATTCGCTCCGCTCCCCCGGACATCCAAGTCCTGA
- a CDS encoding divergent PAP2 family protein — translation MNQGLMTALTAVGTAQLLKGPLQLWRNKEARPRTLFGAGGMPSAHSSGVAALASYMAVRRGIRSPEFAIAAMLGIIVMYDAMNLRRHAGEMAIQVNDLDAHVEALAGHHPGIHHTRRKQELEERIGHQPVEVLGGALLGTALGTASALLIRP, via the coding sequence ATGAATCAAGGACTGATGACTGCGCTCACGGCTGTCGGCACCGCTCAGCTGTTAAAGGGACCTCTTCAATTATGGCGCAACAAGGAAGCGCGTCCCCGCACTCTCTTCGGCGCCGGCGGGATGCCCAGCGCACATTCCAGCGGCGTTGCTGCACTCGCTTCTTATATGGCCGTGCGCCGCGGAATCCGTTCGCCGGAATTTGCGATTGCCGCCATGCTGGGGATCATCGTCATGTACGACGCGATGAATCTTCGCCGCCACGCCGGTGAAATGGCCATTCAAGTGAATGATTTGGACGCGCATGTAGAAGCGCTGGCCGGCCATCATCCGGGCATCCATCATACGCGCAGGAAGCAGGAGCTTGAGGAGCGCATCGGCCATCAGCCCGTTGAAGTGCTGGGAGGAGCCTTGCTCGGCACCGCATTGGGAACGGCAAGCGCACTGTTAATCAGGCCTTGA
- a CDS encoding cold-inducible protein YdjO-related protein: MDTEESKPELMALPIWRCKSPACKAWMREEFTAEAYPECPICKGDMIRGIKHLPKLVTRYKKKRNPLMH, encoded by the coding sequence GTGGATACAGAAGAGAGCAAGCCGGAGCTGATGGCCCTGCCGATATGGCGCTGCAAGAGTCCGGCGTGCAAAGCATGGATGCGCGAGGAGTTCACCGCCGAAGCTTATCCTGAATGCCCCATTTGCAAGGGGGACATGATAAGAGGAATCAAACATCTGCCCAAGCTCGTTACCCGCTATAAGAAAAAAAGAAATCCGCTCATGCATTAA
- a CDS encoding cation diffusion facilitator family transporter, which yields MNTPHVHSAADPHAHCHHGHGHAHPHAPSNKKGLTIALAITSGIMLLEFFGGLLTNSLALLSDSGHMLSDAGSLALSLAAMWIAARPASGKRTYGYHRFEILAALFNGTTLFVIAGWISWEAYERLQAPPEVSSATMIGIASIGLLANLVSAWVLIRKSDVQGNLNVRSAYLHVLGDALGSVGAILAGLLMLLFSWYWADPLISVVVALLILRSAWGVIRRAVHILMEGAPSGVHTEDVKRSLLELEGVLDVHDLHIWTITSGLDAMSCHVEIEDDRNEQHILQQAVQLLEERYSLSHATIQIEKSGLQHSQLKV from the coding sequence ATGAATACCCCTCATGTCCATTCTGCTGCTGATCCTCATGCCCATTGCCACCATGGTCATGGCCATGCTCATCCTCATGCTCCAAGCAATAAGAAAGGATTGACTATTGCGCTAGCCATCACCAGCGGCATTATGCTGCTGGAATTTTTCGGCGGCCTGCTTACCAACAGCTTGGCGCTGTTGTCCGATTCCGGCCATATGCTGAGCGACGCCGGTTCCTTGGCGCTGAGCCTAGCTGCCATGTGGATCGCCGCACGGCCCGCATCCGGGAAGCGCACATACGGATACCACCGGTTCGAAATATTGGCCGCGCTGTTCAATGGCACCACCTTGTTCGTTATAGCCGGCTGGATCAGCTGGGAGGCATACGAACGGCTGCAGGCTCCTCCGGAAGTGTCAAGCGCTACCATGATCGGCATCGCTTCCATCGGTCTGCTGGCGAATCTGGTCAGCGCATGGGTGCTTATACGCAAAAGCGATGTGCAGGGCAACCTGAATGTCCGCAGCGCTTACCTGCACGTGCTTGGCGACGCGCTCGGGTCAGTCGGCGCCATCCTCGCAGGGTTGCTGATGCTCCTCTTCTCGTGGTACTGGGCTGATCCATTGATCAGTGTGGTTGTCGCGCTGCTGATCCTGCGAAGCGCATGGGGGGTTATCCGACGCGCGGTCCATATTCTGATGGAAGGGGCTCCTTCAGGCGTTCATACAGAGGATGTCAAGCGGTCGCTGCTGGAACTCGAGGGCGTCCTGGACGTGCATGATTTGCACATTTGGACGATTACCTCCGGCCTGGATGCCATGAGCTGCCATGTAGAAATCGAGGATGATCGGAACGAGCAGCATATTTTGCAGCAGGCGGTTCAGTTATTGGAAGAACGATACAGTCTCTCGCATGCCACGATTCAAATTGAAAAATCCGGCTTGCAGCACAGCCAGCTGAAAGTGTAA
- a CDS encoding carbohydrate kinase family protein: MKRDIDVTALGEVLIDFTPGGVSQQGQPLFERNPGGAPANVLAALAKWGKRTAFIGKVGEDAFGRYLADVLAECGIDCRGLVRTSRANTTLAFVHLDESGDRSFSFYRNPGADMLLDISDVSADQLTRPRIFHFGSVSMSAEPAATATLQAAQRARIGGTIISFDPNLRPPLWSDLENAKRKIEAGMQLADFVKLSEEELHFLTGTNDLELGTNRIAERFRTPLMFVTLAERGCFFNMQGHTGLVPGFAVQTVDTTGAGDTFVAAMLYQLLETGWKPGEQVEDLAGLVAFANAAGALATRKKGAIPAIPAYDEIRKLATTHRP, encoded by the coding sequence ATGAAACGGGACATAGACGTAACAGCACTTGGCGAGGTTCTGATCGATTTTACCCCTGGCGGCGTATCCCAGCAGGGACAGCCATTGTTCGAACGGAATCCGGGCGGAGCGCCGGCGAATGTGCTGGCGGCTCTGGCGAAGTGGGGGAAGCGGACTGCCTTTATCGGCAAGGTGGGCGAAGATGCGTTCGGCCGCTATTTGGCCGATGTGCTGGCAGAGTGTGGAATAGATTGCAGAGGACTGGTCCGCACCTCGCGCGCGAATACGACGCTAGCATTCGTCCATCTGGATGAGAGCGGAGATCGCAGCTTCAGCTTTTACCGCAATCCGGGCGCGGATATGCTGCTGGACATTAGTGATGTCTCTGCCGATCAGCTGACGCGTCCCCGCATCTTTCACTTCGGTTCGGTCTCTATGTCTGCTGAGCCTGCCGCAACGGCAACGCTTCAGGCGGCACAGCGAGCCAGAATTGGCGGCACGATCATTTCCTTCGATCCGAACCTGCGGCCTCCTCTATGGAGCGATCTGGAGAATGCCAAGCGGAAGATAGAGGCAGGCATGCAGCTGGCTGACTTCGTGAAGCTCTCGGAGGAAGAGCTGCATTTCCTGACCGGCACCAATGATTTGGAATTGGGGACGAACCGGATCGCCGAACGCTTCCGCACGCCGCTGATGTTCGTTACATTGGCCGAACGGGGCTGTTTCTTCAACATGCAAGGACATACCGGGCTAGTTCCGGGCTTTGCTGTACAAACGGTCGATACGACGGGAGCAGGAGACACCTTCGTTGCGGCCATGCTGTACCAACTGCTGGAGACAGGCTGGAAGCCTGGCGAGCAGGTAGAAGATTTGGCAGGCTTGGTCGCGTTCGCGAATGCGGCCGGCGCTCTGGCTACCAGGAAGAAAGGCGCGATTCCGGCAATCCCGGCTTACGACGAAATCAGAAAGCTTGCGACGACTCACCGCCCCTGA
- the wrbA gene encoding NAD(P)H:quinone oxidoreductase: MANVKLAVIYYSATGTNYQMAQWAAEAGKEAGAEVKLLKVPETAPPEATNSNPAWKAHIEAVKDVPEVTHGDLEWADAFIFSVPTRYGVMAAQLKQFLDTTGGLWAQGKLANKVASAMSSAANSHGGQEQTILSLYTALYHHGMIIAAPGYTDPVIFGAGGNPYGTSVTVGQDGKMVEDVQAAVKHQAKRTVQVAGWVKAGLANG; encoded by the coding sequence ATGGCAAATGTGAAATTGGCTGTGATTTACTACAGTGCTACGGGCACAAACTATCAGATGGCGCAATGGGCGGCGGAAGCAGGCAAAGAAGCGGGAGCAGAGGTCAAGCTGCTGAAGGTGCCGGAGACAGCTCCGCCAGAAGCGACTAACTCCAATCCGGCATGGAAGGCGCATATTGAAGCGGTGAAGGATGTGCCTGAAGTGACGCATGGCGATTTGGAATGGGCAGACGCGTTCATCTTCAGCGTGCCGACACGCTACGGCGTCATGGCAGCCCAGCTGAAGCAGTTCCTCGATACAACGGGCGGCTTGTGGGCGCAAGGCAAGCTGGCGAATAAAGTGGCAAGCGCGATGTCTTCCGCTGCCAACTCGCATGGCGGTCAAGAGCAAACGATTCTATCGCTGTACACTGCTCTTTACCATCATGGCATGATTATCGCTGCTCCGGGATATACAGACCCAGTAATCTTCGGTGCAGGCGGCAATCCTTACGGCACTAGCGTGACCGTTGGTCAGGACGGCAAGATGGTTGAAGATGTGCAAGCTGCGGTCAAGCATCAAGCGAAGCGCACCGTACAAGTAGCAGGCTGGGTAAAGGCAGGATTGGCGAACGGATAA
- a CDS encoding DODA-type extradiol aromatic ring-opening family dioxygenase, whose product MPSFFIAHGSPSLALEENAYTQDLNALTERYDKPEAVVLFTAHWESPVTTISWRDSAYDTIHDFGGFQPELYAMRYPAKGSTAVAAEVERLLQQDGLESRRNEDRGLDHGAWVVLHHLWPDADVPVVQLSVNPFLPPERQYAIGRALAPLKERGVWIIGSGGTVHNLRMISWGAERAEEWAVAFDDWLLARTMAWDTDALFDYRSLAPHAVQAVPSAEHFVPYVLAMGSGDQKPELLHRSYGYGTLSHLLVRF is encoded by the coding sequence ATGCCGTCATTTTTTATCGCGCATGGCTCGCCGTCGTTGGCGCTGGAGGAGAATGCCTACACGCAGGATCTGAACGCCTTGACCGAGCGTTATGACAAGCCCGAAGCCGTAGTACTGTTTACAGCCCACTGGGAAAGCCCGGTTACGACCATCTCTTGGCGGGACAGCGCCTATGATACGATCCATGACTTTGGCGGCTTTCAGCCTGAGTTGTATGCGATGAGGTACCCGGCCAAAGGCTCAACAGCTGTCGCTGCCGAGGTCGAGCGCTTGCTGCAGCAAGACGGGTTGGAGAGTCGACGCAACGAGGATCGCGGTCTCGACCATGGAGCGTGGGTCGTACTACATCACCTGTGGCCGGACGCGGATGTGCCAGTCGTTCAACTGTCAGTGAACCCCTTTCTCCCGCCGGAGCGGCAATATGCGATTGGCCGTGCGCTGGCCCCCTTGAAAGAGCGCGGAGTGTGGATCATTGGCAGCGGCGGAACGGTACATAACCTGCGCATGATAAGTTGGGGAGCGGAGCGGGCTGAAGAATGGGCGGTTGCATTCGACGACTGGCTCCTGGCGAGAACGATGGCCTGGGACACCGACGCCTTGTTTGACTATCGGTCATTGGCGCCCCACGCCGTGCAAGCTGTACCGTCAGCGGAACATTTTGTTCCGTATGTGCTCGCAATGGGAAGCGGCGACCAGAAGCCGGAGCTGCTGCATCGAAGCTACGGCTATGGCACGCTGAGCCACTTGCTTGTACGGTTTTGA